From the genome of Nitrospirota bacterium:
CACCGTTCCTACGCAGAGATGAGCCTACAGGAATTGCTCAAGCCCCTCCGGAGTCAGCAGGAGGGAGTGGTCATTGATGTGAAGTGCTTGCTCGACCAAGCCAAGCTCCCCCCCTCCTTGACGTACTGGCGTTTATAAGGCGCCACGGTGCTTGACCTGCGCCAGGCGCGCGCTCACTCCCCTTTGGGAAGTCGCGAGAAATAAAACGTGGCGATGGCCACGGTCGCCGCGACATTCAAGGATTCCACGTCGCGGCTGAGGGGGATGGTAAATCGAGTGGTGGCCTGGGTGCGGATCTGCGCTGACAAACCGCGGCTTTCATTGCCGACCGCGAATACCAGTTTCCGTGGCGCCTGGTGAATTTCGTCGATCGAAACAGTTCCCTCCCCTGCCACTTCCGCCGTGAAGATCTGACAGCCCTGTTGGATCAGCCAGGACACATCCTTAGTGAAAAAAATCGGCAGCGCTAGTAGGACGCCGCTCGTCGAACGCACCACCTTCGGCTGATAGATATCAGCCGATTCAGGCGTGAGCCAGAGGGCACTTACGTTCAGCGCTGCCGCCGTTCTGATAATAGCCCCCACATTGGCAGGATCTTGCAACTGCTCTCCGAAAATCCCCAGGACCGTCGGCTGCCGAAGAATCGCAGCTTCATCCCATGTCGGCTGCCGCACCACGGCGAGAATACCTTGCGGCGCTTCCAGGTCAGATAATTTCGAGAATTGAAAATCAGGGCAGGAATACTGCTGTACCGAGGCAGGGAGTCGAGCTAACCCGTCGTCCCCCACTTCTTTGAGCAGGTACCCCTGGGTCGTTACGATCGTGAGAATCTGTTCGGGGTGCCGAGTCAGGAGATCGCGCACCGCATGGGCGCCTTCGACTACGAAGGCGCCTTCCGCAGCTCGCACACGTCTCTCGTGGAGGAGCTCCCGAATGTACGAGCCTTGCGCACGCGTCAGGAGAGGGAGAGCCACGCTAATACGTCACAGTGAGCAACGAGGCCTTAGCGGCGTTTCCGCCCGGACGCGGCTTCGGCAGCCCGAATCCGTTGGGCCCGCAGCTTCGCTCGCTTCAGTGCCGTCAGCTTCCCTCTGGTTCGATCCTGCTCATGCTGCAGCTTATCGAACTGAGACTTGAGATGAAGTTTTTCCCGCTTGTGAAGCGTGGCGCATTCTTCTTCGGAAAGATGGATCCAGTCGCCGCTCGTCCGCGCCCGCTTGATCCGCTGCTGCAATGACTCCCGCAACTGTTTGGAGCGCATGGTCAGGAGCGACTTCAAGGCTTCCTTGCGTCGCTGCACTTCCTCTTCCTCTGCGAGAATTCCGCGAATATCTGTTCCTAACATGGCACGCCTCCTCACTGAATCGAGAATAAACTGGAAGCGGCATTATACCTGATTTCACCACCCATCTTCCAGTAGGCGAAATTAACGATAAGTTATTGATTTGCAAGGAAAGTTCGTCGCAGGGCCGCTGGAGTCTGGAGTGAGGTTGCGAAGACGGCCCCTCTTCAGTATCATCGCGCCATGGCACTTGGACAACAGATTCAGGCCTGGCGCATCTCGCGGGGCCACTCGACCGACTATTTAGCGGCTCAATCGTCTCTCTCGCTTCAGGCACTCGAGGCCATTGAAGCTGAAGAAGCCGACCCCTCCGCCTCAATGC
Proteins encoded in this window:
- a CDS encoding RNA methyltransferase, which codes for MRAAEGAFVVEGAHAVRDLLTRHPEQILTIVTTQGYLLKEVGDDGLARLPASVQQYSCPDFQFSKLSDLEAPQGILAVVRQPTWDEAAILRQPTVLGIFGEQLQDPANVGAIIRTAAALNVSALWLTPESADIYQPKVVRSTSGVLLALPIFFTKDVSWLIQQGCQIFTAEVAGEGTVSIDEIHQAPRKLVFAVGNESRGLSAQIRTQATTRFTIPLSRDVESLNVAATVAIATFYFSRLPKGE